The DNA sequence TGAGCTAGGAAATGAAGAGTTTAAAGCCGCACAAATATTAACGGATGAGCTTATAAAACACGAATTCGATATTACAATGAATGTCGTCAATCAACCTACTGCTTTTATTGCAGTTTACGATAGTGGCCTTCCTGGTCCACACATTGGCTTCATGTCAGAATACGATGCGCTCCCTGAGGTTGGTCACGCATGTGGGCATAACTTGATCGGTACGATGGGTGTTGCAGCAGGCATCGCATTAAGTAAAGTCATTCATCAAACCGGCGGGAAAATTAGTGTTTTTGGTACACCGGCAGAGGAAACGCGAGGTGCCAAGGTAACGATGGCCGAAGAAGGTATATTTAATGACCTTGACGTTGCTATGATGTCACACCCTAGTAGTAGCTATGTAAAAAGCGGTACATCATTAGCGATGGACGCTATACAGTTTGCATTCCACGGACGTGCTGCACATGCAGCTGCCGCTCCTCAAGAGGGGATTAACGCATTAGATGCTGTTATCCAAACGTTTAATGGCATTAATGCTTTACGACAGCACGTAACTTCAGATGTACGCATTCACGGAATCATACCTGAAGGTGGAAAAGCTGCCAATGTTGTCCCTGATTATGCGGTTGCTCAGTTTTACGTGCGTGCTAATACACGTGCAACCTTAAATGACGTCGCCCAAAAGGTTATTCAATGTGCGAAAGGAGCTGAACTCGCTACTGGTGCTAAATTAACTGTGTCAAACTATGAATTTTCCTATGATGATATGGTTACAAATGAAGCATTATCAGAATGCTTTACGAGAAACCTCATCTCTCTCGGTGTGGGACAGGAAGAAATTGTTACACCTTCCGGAAGTGGTTCTTTAGATATGGGAAATGTCAGTCACTGCGTACCTTCTATACACCCTTTTATAAAAATTAGTGAAGCGCCTATTATCGCTCACACCCATGAATTCAGAGAAGCTGCATTAAGTAAGAGTGGCTTTGAAGGTATGCTTTTAGCTGCAAAAACGATGGCATTAACTGGCTTCGACGTTTTAACAGACGAAACATTACTAGAAAAAATTAAGGCCGAATTCCAAACAACACTATAACGCTTTAACCAGTTTATGATGCTGTTCTTTAGCTCATGGGCTGGTTTTGTTTTTTAATGGGCCTCATTTGGAAACTCAGATCATGGTTCCTTTTCTTACGAGATTTTATATTCGCTTTAATGGACGCTTAGGTGAACGCTGCTTCTCTAAAGGGATTTTAATACTACTTTATTAGACATTACACTCATTAAATAAATATTTTAAAAATTCAACAACTGTCACACACACATTGTCACCAAAGGGTTGTAAACGCTAACAATAACAATCTAATCAGTAAGTCGGGGTTTTTTATTCAATTTATGGTTGAATTACTTCGACTTAAGCACTATAATGTCTCTTATAGAAAAACAGGTGTCCTTTATAAAAAGACACAACGAAAGAAGGGCGATCATAATGGTAGAAAAAATTTCTGTAGGTTTATTAGGCCTTGGAACAGTTGGAAGCGGCGTCGTGCAAATTATTGATCAGCACCAAGATAAGCTCATGCATCAAGTCGGCTGCGAAGTGAAGGTTCGCAAAATTTTAGTTAGTGATATTCATAAAAAGAGAGATGTGTATTTGAACGGAACAAGGTTAACGAATGACCCTTCAGAAGTGTTAAACGATCCGGAGATCGATGTTGTCATTGAAGTAATGGGTGGTGTAGAAACTACTCGTGAGTATATATTACAAGCTTTACGGAATAAAAAGCATGTCGTTACTGCAAACAAAGACTTAATGGCATTGTACGGAAGTGAACTGCTACAAACAGCTGTTGAGAACCAATGTGATTTATTTTATGAAGCAAGTGTTGCGGGCGGCATCCCAATTCTACGTAGTTTAGTAGAAGGGCTTGCTTCAGATCGCATTACAAAAATGATGGGTATTGTAAATGGCACGACAAACTATATTTTAACGAAAATGTCTCAAGAAGGACGGAACTATGAGGAAGTTTTACAGGAGGCAAAGGATCTCGGTTATGCAGAAGCAGATCCTACTTCCGATGTAGAGGGTCTTGATGCAGCTAGAAAAATTGCGATCCTTGGTACCCTCGGTTTTTCCATGCATATTGATTTAGATGATGTTTCAGTTGAAGGTATTTCACACGTTTCTAAAGAGGATCTTGAATACGGAGATCAGCTCGGCTACACGATGAAGCTGATTGGGTTAGCAAACCGTACTGATGATAAAGTTGAAATAAGCGTGCAGCCCACGCTTGTTACACACTCTCACCCGTTAGCTGCTGTTCATAATGAGTTTAATGCCGTTTATGTATACGGCGCGGCTGTCGGAGAAACAATGTTTTACGGACCAGGGGCTGGAAAGCTACCAACAGCTACTGCAGTAGTGTCTGATTTAGTAGAAGTAGTGAAAAATATGAGATTAGGTGTGAATGGTAACAGTGCGGTCATT is a window from the Evansella cellulosilytica DSM 2522 genome containing:
- a CDS encoding homoserine dehydrogenase — translated: MVEKISVGLLGLGTVGSGVVQIIDQHQDKLMHQVGCEVKVRKILVSDIHKKRDVYLNGTRLTNDPSEVLNDPEIDVVIEVMGGVETTREYILQALRNKKHVVTANKDLMALYGSELLQTAVENQCDLFYEASVAGGIPILRSLVEGLASDRITKMMGIVNGTTNYILTKMSQEGRNYEEVLQEAKDLGYAEADPTSDVEGLDAARKIAILGTLGFSMHIDLDDVSVEGISHVSKEDLEYGDQLGYTMKLIGLANRTDDKVEISVQPTLVTHSHPLAAVHNEFNAVYVYGAAVGETMFYGPGAGKLPTATAVVSDLVEVVKNMRLGVNGNSAVIPQFEKNLKSPEEVLAKYFLRIHAKDQPGTFASLTSLFSEQDVSLEKILQLPLEEGKIAEIIIVTHNATKKNFENILIKLNDLDVVVEVKSSYRVEGDGNR
- a CDS encoding M20 family metallopeptidase produces the protein MRDIITKTIEALRDDFFHISQFIGNNPELGNEEFKAAQILTDELIKHEFDITMNVVNQPTAFIAVYDSGLPGPHIGFMSEYDALPEVGHACGHNLIGTMGVAAGIALSKVIHQTGGKISVFGTPAEETRGAKVTMAEEGIFNDLDVAMMSHPSSSYVKSGTSLAMDAIQFAFHGRAAHAAAAPQEGINALDAVIQTFNGINALRQHVTSDVRIHGIIPEGGKAANVVPDYAVAQFYVRANTRATLNDVAQKVIQCAKGAELATGAKLTVSNYEFSYDDMVTNEALSECFTRNLISLGVGQEEIVTPSGSGSLDMGNVSHCVPSIHPFIKISEAPIIAHTHEFREAALSKSGFEGMLLAAKTMALTGFDVLTDETLLEKIKAEFQTTL